A section of the Neorhizobium galegae bv. orientalis str. HAMBI 540 genome encodes:
- a CDS encoding DMT family transporter yields the protein MSADALNPLRGIMFKVTSVVIFVMMQTCIKSAGPDIPAGQITFYRSAFALVPIMVYLAFQGELRGAFHTNSLTGHVKRGFLGILSMVFGFYGLVHLPMPDAIAIGYSSPLLAVVFAAIFLKETVRIYRWSAVMVGMVGVVIISWPKLTMFEQGGMGSEQAMGAASVILSAVLAGFAMIQTRQLVRTEKTATIVLYFSLSGALFSLASLPFGWAALTMPEKLFLIGAGFCGGIGQILLTESYRNADVSTVAPFEYTSILLGIGIAYVLFGDVPTAAMLVGTAITVSAGIFIIYREHQLGLERKAARKASPPGA from the coding sequence ATGTCCGCCGATGCCCTGAATCCCCTACGCGGGATCATGTTCAAAGTCACCTCCGTGGTGATCTTCGTGATGATGCAGACCTGTATCAAATCGGCAGGTCCCGATATTCCGGCCGGACAGATCACTTTCTACCGCTCCGCTTTCGCGCTCGTGCCGATCATGGTCTATCTCGCCTTCCAGGGCGAGTTGCGCGGCGCCTTCCACACGAACAGTCTGACCGGCCATGTGAAACGCGGCTTTCTCGGCATCCTGTCGATGGTTTTCGGCTTTTACGGTCTAGTCCACCTGCCGATGCCGGATGCAATCGCGATCGGTTATTCCTCGCCGCTCCTGGCCGTCGTCTTCGCAGCGATCTTCCTGAAGGAGACGGTGCGCATTTACCGCTGGAGCGCAGTCATGGTCGGCATGGTCGGGGTGGTGATCATCTCCTGGCCGAAGCTCACCATGTTCGAACAGGGCGGAATGGGTTCGGAACAGGCGATGGGCGCCGCCTCCGTCATCCTCTCGGCAGTGCTGGCCGGCTTTGCGATGATCCAGACGCGCCAGCTCGTGCGCACCGAAAAGACGGCGACGATCGTGCTCTATTTCTCGCTATCGGGGGCGCTGTTTTCTCTTGCGAGCCTGCCTTTCGGCTGGGCGGCGCTGACGATGCCGGAAAAGCTTTTTCTGATTGGCGCCGGCTTTTGCGGCGGCATCGGCCAGATCCTGCTGACGGAAAGTTACCGCAACGCGGATGTCTCGACGGTGGCGCCGTTCGAATACACCTCGATCCTGCTCGGGATCGGCATCGCCTATGTTCTGTTCGGAGATGTGCCGACGGCGGCCATGCTGGTCGGAACGGCGATCACTGTGTCGGCGGGGATTTTCATCATCTACCGCGAGCACCAGCTGGGGCTCGAGCGGAAGGCGGCGCGCAAGGCATCGCCGCCGGGGGCTTGA
- a CDS encoding TetR/AcrR family transcriptional regulator yields MAREMVRQGGRSARIQSEVHRTVRDMLKTMDRGAITVPMIAEKSGVTPSTIYRRWGDLSELLADVAVARMRPVADPEDTGAMGSDLETFILQYAEEMSSKVGRSMLADVLGSIEGAAAGRCCQFTYDHLETLRERALTRGEKAFDVSEAIDAVIAPIIYHILFRDRELTIDYCRSLVSRFLEKCAGA; encoded by the coding sequence ATGGCCAGGGAAATGGTGCGCCAGGGTGGGCGCAGTGCGCGCATCCAGTCGGAGGTGCATCGCACGGTACGGGATATGCTGAAGACCATGGATCGCGGCGCGATCACTGTGCCGATGATCGCCGAAAAATCCGGTGTGACGCCGTCGACCATCTATCGCCGCTGGGGCGATCTGTCCGAACTCCTGGCGGATGTCGCGGTTGCGCGCATGCGGCCGGTCGCCGACCCGGAAGACACCGGCGCGATGGGGTCCGACCTCGAAACCTTCATTCTCCAATATGCCGAGGAAATGTCATCCAAGGTTGGCCGCTCGATGCTGGCGGACGTGCTGGGCAGCATAGAAGGCGCCGCGGCGGGCCGCTGCTGCCAGTTCACCTATGATCACCTGGAGACCTTGCGCGAGCGCGCCCTGACGCGCGGCGAGAAAGCCTTCGACGTCAGCGAAGCGATCGACGCCGTCATCGCGCCGATCATCTACCACATCCTGTTCCGCGACCGCGAACTGACGATCGACTATTGCCGCTCGCTGGTCTCCCGCTTCCTGGAAAAATGCGCCGGCGCTTGA
- a CDS encoding MFS transporter, giving the protein MSSILPSPNSPSAFRMTVYSFIFAVLISATSSAPTPLYHLYQQLFHLSPAMITLIFGSYSFALLAALLTVGGLSDYLGRRPLILLALIFNAAALIVFMLAESGTTLLVGRIVQGFATGIAFPTFGATILDTDKRRGSTLNSITAFLGLMVGTLAAGTLVAFAPAPTHLIYALLFIATVAGIIALALMPETITGRPGALAAMRPHISVPQRARATLLKVTPVNIAGWALGGFYLSLMPTLVAVVTGITSPFVGGTVVAALMLSATASVFIFRTWAPQRVLFTGATMLIIGVLITLSGIYLEAVELLFLGTAAAGLGFGSIFSNILKIVLPLAESHERAGLFAAFLVESYLAFSIPAIAAGLIAPTLGLSNTAYIYGSAIITLAVISIAATRTSLSESPAVS; this is encoded by the coding sequence ATGAGCAGTATCCTCCCCTCGCCCAATTCCCCATCCGCTTTCCGGATGACGGTCTACAGTTTTATCTTCGCGGTACTGATCTCCGCGACCAGCAGCGCGCCAACGCCGCTTTACCATCTCTACCAGCAGCTCTTTCATCTCTCCCCGGCGATGATCACCCTGATCTTCGGTTCCTATTCTTTCGCGCTGCTCGCGGCGCTTCTGACGGTCGGCGGGCTTTCGGACTATCTCGGCCGCCGGCCGCTGATCCTGCTGGCGCTGATCTTCAACGCCGCGGCGCTGATCGTCTTCATGCTGGCTGAATCAGGCACGACGCTGCTCGTCGGCCGTATCGTCCAGGGTTTCGCGACCGGCATCGCCTTCCCGACCTTCGGGGCGACGATCCTCGATACCGACAAGCGCAGAGGCTCGACACTCAACAGCATCACCGCCTTCCTCGGCCTGATGGTCGGCACGCTCGCCGCTGGCACGCTCGTCGCTTTCGCGCCCGCGCCGACACATCTCATCTACGCGCTTCTTTTCATCGCGACGGTCGCCGGCATCATCGCGCTTGCCCTCATGCCGGAGACGATCACCGGACGGCCAGGAGCGCTCGCCGCCATGCGCCCGCATATTAGCGTACCGCAGCGAGCCCGCGCGACGCTTCTCAAGGTCACGCCGGTCAATATCGCCGGCTGGGCGCTCGGGGGCTTCTATCTGTCGCTGATGCCGACACTGGTCGCCGTTGTGACCGGCATTACCTCACCGTTCGTCGGCGGCACGGTCGTCGCCGCACTGATGCTGAGCGCCACCGCCTCGGTCTTCATCTTCCGCACATGGGCACCACAGCGGGTTCTCTTTACCGGCGCGACCATGCTGATCATCGGCGTCCTGATCACGCTCTCCGGGATATACCTTGAGGCCGTCGAGCTTCTCTTCCTCGGCACCGCGGCCGCCGGCCTCGGCTTCGGATCGATCTTCTCAAACATTCTGAAGATCGTCCTGCCGCTTGCCGAAAGCCACGAACGAGCCGGCCTGTTCGCGGCCTTCCTGGTCGAGAGCTACCTCGCTTTCTCGATCCCCGCGATCGCCGCGGGACTGATCGCGCCCACGCTCGGCCTCTCCAATACCGCGTATATCTATGGCAGTGCAATCATCACGCTGGCGGTGATTTCGATCGCGGCCACCCGCACCAGCCTTTCCGAAAGCCCGGCCGTCTCCTGA
- the pepN gene encoding aminopeptidase N produces the protein MRTDTGQIVHLADYRPTDFVLERVDLTFELDPTNTKVDARLIFHRREGVDLSAPLVLDGDELTLSGLLLDQNEVPAAQYDVTPESLTIRDLPAESPFEITVTTYINPEANSQLMGLYRTNGIYCTQCEAEGFRRISYFPDRPDVLAPYTITIIGDKAANPVMLSNGNFLGGAGYDEGRAFAAWFDPHPKPSYLFALVAGDLGVVEDTFVTMSEREVTLKIYVEHGKEARAAYAMDALKRSMKWDEERFGREYDLDIFMIVAVSDFNMGAMENKGLNVFNDKYVLADPEIATDQDYANIEAIIAHEYFHNWTGNRITCRDWFQLCLKEGLTVYRDHEFSADQRSRAVKRIAEVRHLKSEQFPEDAGPLAHPVRPTKYREINNFYTTTVYEKGSEVTRMIATLLGRDDFKAGMDLYFERHDGQAVTVEDFVKSFEDASGRDLTQFSLWYHQAGTPLVTVSSDYDQASGTFKLSLEQMIPATPGQTAKEPMHIPLSFALILDNGSPAVPTKVAGGEVTGDVLHLTERRQSFTFTGVSSRPVLSLNRSFSAPINLHLDQTPADLAHIARHDTDLFARWQALTDLALPNLMHAARDARDGKEITCDPSFVAALLEAAGDETLEPAFRAQALTLPSEADIARELGGNNDPDAIHAGRDAILSEIAKAGTKTFLRLFEDMKVDGAFTPDAASAGKRSLRNTALSYLTYAEGTPARAAAAFASADNMTDLAQALAVLAHRFPDAPETTNALATFLARFDGNALVVDKWFSTQATIPGAGALARVRALMENPRFIATNPNRVRSLIGTFAFGNPTGFNRADGEGYRFLAEQILAIDPRNPQLAARILTSMRSWRSLEPQRADHARAALTTIEQTPTLSTDVRDIVERMLKG, from the coding sequence ATGCGAACAGATACGGGCCAGATCGTTCATCTGGCAGATTACCGCCCCACCGACTTTGTCCTGGAACGCGTCGATCTGACCTTCGAGCTCGACCCCACCAACACCAAGGTTGATGCGCGGTTGATCTTCCACCGGCGCGAAGGTGTCGACCTCTCGGCGCCGCTGGTGCTGGATGGCGACGAACTGACGCTGTCTGGACTGCTGCTCGACCAGAACGAAGTGCCTGCGGCGCAATACGATGTGACGCCGGAAAGCCTAACGATCCGTGACCTGCCGGCCGAATCTCCGTTCGAAATCACCGTCACCACCTATATCAATCCGGAAGCCAACAGCCAGCTGATGGGCCTCTACCGCACGAACGGGATCTACTGCACCCAGTGCGAGGCGGAAGGTTTCCGCCGCATCAGCTATTTCCCGGACCGGCCGGACGTGCTGGCGCCCTATACGATCACCATTATCGGCGACAAGGCCGCCAATCCGGTCATGCTGTCGAACGGTAATTTCTTAGGGGGAGCCGGCTATGACGAGGGCCGCGCGTTCGCCGCCTGGTTCGACCCGCATCCGAAGCCGAGCTACCTCTTTGCACTGGTTGCCGGCGATCTCGGCGTGGTCGAGGACACGTTCGTCACCATGTCCGAGCGTGAAGTGACGCTGAAGATCTATGTGGAGCACGGCAAGGAGGCGCGTGCGGCCTATGCCATGGATGCGCTGAAGCGCTCGATGAAATGGGACGAGGAGCGATTCGGCCGCGAATACGACCTCGACATCTTCATGATCGTCGCCGTATCCGACTTCAACATGGGGGCCATGGAGAACAAGGGTCTCAACGTCTTCAACGACAAATACGTGCTGGCCGACCCGGAAATCGCGACCGACCAGGACTATGCCAATATCGAGGCGATCATCGCCCACGAATATTTCCACAACTGGACCGGCAACCGCATCACCTGCCGCGACTGGTTTCAGCTCTGCCTCAAGGAAGGCCTGACGGTCTATCGCGACCACGAGTTTTCCGCTGACCAGCGCTCGCGTGCCGTCAAGCGCATCGCCGAGGTGCGGCACCTGAAATCGGAACAGTTCCCGGAAGACGCAGGCCCGCTCGCGCATCCGGTCCGCCCGACCAAATACCGCGAAATCAACAATTTCTACACGACCACCGTCTACGAAAAGGGCTCGGAAGTCACCCGGATGATCGCCACGCTGCTTGGCCGCGACGATTTCAAGGCTGGCATGGACCTCTATTTCGAGCGCCATGACGGCCAGGCCGTGACGGTCGAGGATTTCGTCAAGTCGTTCGAGGATGCGAGCGGCCGCGACCTTACGCAGTTCTCGCTCTGGTACCACCAGGCCGGCACGCCTCTCGTCACCGTGTCGAGCGACTATGACCAGGCAAGCGGCACCTTCAAACTATCGCTCGAGCAGATGATCCCGGCAACCCCTGGCCAGACGGCCAAGGAACCGATGCACATCCCGCTCTCCTTCGCGCTCATCCTCGACAACGGCTCGCCGGCAGTGCCAACCAAGGTCGCGGGTGGCGAAGTCACCGGCGATGTGCTGCATCTGACCGAGCGCCGGCAGAGCTTCACCTTCACGGGCGTCTCCTCCCGTCCGGTCCTATCGCTCAACCGTTCGTTCTCGGCGCCGATCAACCTGCATCTCGACCAGACGCCGGCCGATCTTGCCCATATCGCCCGCCACGACACCGATCTCTTCGCCCGCTGGCAGGCGCTGACCGACCTTGCGCTGCCGAACCTGATGCACGCGGCGCGCGACGCGCGTGACGGGAAGGAAATCACCTGCGATCCGTCTTTCGTCGCGGCCCTTCTGGAAGCCGCCGGCGATGAGACGCTCGAACCTGCGTTCCGCGCCCAGGCCCTGACGCTGCCGAGCGAGGCGGACATTGCCCGCGAACTCGGCGGCAACAACGACCCGGATGCGATCCATGCCGGCCGCGACGCCATTCTTTCGGAGATCGCCAAGGCCGGAACCAAGACTTTCCTGCGCCTGTTCGAAGACATGAAGGTCGATGGCGCCTTCACGCCGGATGCGGCAAGCGCCGGCAAGCGCTCGCTGCGCAACACCGCGCTGTCCTATCTCACCTATGCGGAAGGAACGCCAGCCCGCGCGGCCGCAGCCTTCGCATCCGCCGACAACATGACCGATCTCGCGCAAGCGCTGGCGGTGCTCGCCCATCGTTTCCCGGACGCGCCGGAAACGACAAACGCGCTCGCCACGTTCCTCGCACGCTTCGACGGCAACGCTCTTGTCGTCGACAAGTGGTTCTCGACCCAGGCGACCATTCCCGGTGCGGGTGCGCTTGCCCGCGTCAGGGCGCTGATGGAAAACCCGCGTTTCATCGCCACCAATCCGAACCGGGTGCGGTCGCTGATCGGCACGTTCGCCTTCGGCAATCCGACCGGCTTCAACCGCGCCGACGGCGAAGGTTACAGGTTCCTGGCCGAGCAGATCCTGGCGATCGACCCGCGCAATCCACAGCTCGCCGCCCGCATCCTGACCTCGATGCGCTCCTGGCGGTCGCTGGAACCGCAGCGCGCCGATCATGCGCGCGCAGCGCTGACCACGATCGAACAGACCCCAACGCTTTCGACCGACGTGCGCGACATCGTCGAGCGGATGCTGAAAGGTTGA